In a single window of the Flavobacteriales bacterium genome:
- the gap gene encoding type I glyceraldehyde-3-phosphate dehydrogenase produces the protein MKVRIAINGFGRIGRVFLRSVLKHPNIEVVAINDLSSSETMSHLFKYDSVHRTFEGKVSYTSNSIVVDDKPIYYSSISEPEKLPWKDLKVDIVLECTGNFKTKKLASKHLKAGANKVIISAPPTDSDIKTIVMGVNDDLIDGTEQILSNASCTTNSAAPMIQLINNHFGIESAYITTIHSYTTDQRLHDSPHNDLRRARAGATSIVPTTTGAAKAITKIFPDLDDKMGGCGIRVPVPDGSLTDITCIIKENTSVAEINELFRKAASGPLNGILSYIEEPIVSVDVLGNKHSCVFDSKLTSVIGKMVKVVGWYDNEVGYSNRLVDLVAKISNV, from the coding sequence ATGAAAGTACGTATAGCAATAAATGGTTTTGGAAGGATAGGCAGGGTGTTTCTTCGTTCAGTTTTAAAGCACCCTAATATTGAGGTTGTGGCGATTAATGATTTATCATCGTCAGAAACCATGTCACACCTTTTTAAGTACGACTCTGTTCACAGAACATTTGAAGGAAAAGTAAGCTATACTAGTAATTCAATAGTTGTTGATGATAAGCCCATATACTATAGTTCAATTTCTGAACCAGAAAAATTACCATGGAAAGACTTAAAAGTCGATATAGTTCTTGAATGTACCGGTAATTTTAAAACCAAGAAATTAGCATCTAAACATTTAAAAGCTGGTGCGAATAAAGTTATTATATCGGCTCCACCGACCGATAGTGATATCAAAACTATCGTAATGGGGGTAAATGATGATTTAATTGATGGTACTGAGCAAATACTTTCCAACGCTTCGTGCACCACCAATAGCGCAGCTCCTATGATACAATTGATAAATAATCATTTTGGTATAGAAAGTGCATATATTACAACAATACATTCATATACAACTGACCAGAGGCTTCATGATTCACCTCACAATGATTTAAGAAGAGCTAGAGCAGGAGCAACATCTATAGTGCCAACTACAACAGGTGCTGCTAAAGCAATTACTAAAATTTTTCCCGACCTTGATGACAAGATGGGTGGTTGTGGTATTAGAGTTCCTGTGCCAGATGGTTCATTGACAGATATTACATGTATTATCAAAGAAAATACATCAGTCGCTGAGATTAACGAATTATTCAGAAAAGCAGCTAGTGGCCCATTAAATGGGATTCTCAGCTACATAGAAGAACCAATCGTTTCTGTCGATGTTTTAGGAAATAAGCATTCCTGTGTATTTGATTCAAAGCTAACGTCTGTTATCGGTAAAATGGTAAAAGTTGTCGGTTGGTACGATAATGAAGTTGGTTATTCTAATCGTTTAGTTGACCTAGTGGCTAAAATTAGTAACGTTTAA
- the gatB gene encoding Asp-tRNA(Asn)/Glu-tRNA(Gln) amidotransferase subunit GatB codes for MSSLRDKYELVVGLEVHAQLSTNTKAYCNDSTEYGASPNTQTSPITLGHPGTLPKSNSKVIEYAVKMGIACGSTIRERNEYSRKNYFYPDLPKGYQITQDTTPICNGGVINVKDANGNTKPINITRIHMEEDAGKSIHDLDPFNSLVDLNRAGVALIEIVSEPDIRTSDEAYQYLAEVRKLVRYLDICDGNLEEGSLRCDANISVMLKGSKTFGNRAEVKNMNSLRNVKRAIEHEMDRQIEILENGGVVEQQTRSFNANTGTTSLMRSKEDANDYRYFPEPDLQPVLVTEEYIETVKKSLPPLPKELFRKFTTEYGLSEYDTNVIIEEKDIALYFNELCQHTKNYKAAANFVNGSVKSYLNENAIEMSQFSISTKRLAQLIQLVDEGKVSNSVATQKIFGELIGNDISAEEIAKKNNWIQESNTDALQSFVEEAIAKYPEKVLEYKAGKKGLIGLFMGEVMKLSKGKADPKIANQLVREALEK; via the coding sequence ATGAGTAGCCTAAGAGATAAATACGAATTAGTTGTAGGATTAGAAGTCCACGCTCAGCTTTCTACTAATACCAAAGCCTACTGTAACGATTCTACAGAATACGGTGCTAGTCCAAATACACAGACTAGTCCAATCACATTAGGTCACCCTGGCACTCTACCAAAAAGTAATAGCAAAGTCATTGAATACGCTGTAAAAATGGGCATTGCTTGTGGCTCGACCATAAGAGAACGTAACGAGTATTCTCGTAAAAACTACTTTTATCCTGATTTACCTAAAGGGTATCAAATTACTCAAGATACAACCCCAATATGCAATGGTGGTGTTATAAACGTTAAAGATGCTAATGGAAATACTAAGCCCATCAATATTACTAGAATACATATGGAGGAAGATGCTGGTAAAAGTATTCACGACCTAGACCCTTTCAATTCTCTAGTCGATTTGAATAGAGCTGGTGTAGCTCTAATAGAAATTGTATCTGAACCCGATATTCGTACTTCTGATGAAGCCTACCAATATCTAGCTGAAGTAAGAAAATTAGTACGCTACTTGGACATTTGTGATGGTAACCTTGAAGAAGGTAGTTTAAGGTGTGATGCCAACATTTCTGTTATGCTTAAGGGAAGTAAAACCTTTGGAAATAGAGCCGAGGTTAAAAATATGAACTCTTTAAGAAATGTAAAAAGAGCTATAGAGCACGAGATGGATCGTCAAATAGAAATTCTTGAAAATGGCGGTGTAGTTGAACAACAAACACGAAGTTTTAACGCCAATACAGGAACTACATCTCTAATGCGAAGTAAAGAAGATGCCAACGATTACAGGTATTTTCCTGAACCAGACTTACAACCTGTACTGGTAACAGAAGAGTACATTGAGACAGTAAAAAAATCACTTCCACCACTTCCTAAAGAGTTATTTAGAAAATTCACTACTGAATATGGTCTTTCTGAATACGATACCAATGTCATCATTGAAGAAAAAGACATTGCTTTATACTTCAACGAACTGTGTCAGCACACTAAAAACTATAAAGCTGCCGCCAATTTTGTGAACGGAAGTGTAAAATCTTACCTCAATGAAAATGCTATTGAAATGAGTCAATTTAGTATCTCTACTAAACGCTTAGCACAACTTATACAATTAGTAGATGAAGGAAAGGTTAGTAACTCAGTAGCAACACAAAAGATTTTTGGCGAACTTATAGGTAATGATATTTCTGCTGAAGAAATTGCTAAGAAAAACAATTGGATACAAGAGAGTAATACCGATGCTCTGCAGTCATTTGTGGAAGAAGCAATTGCAAAATATCCAGAAAAAGTATTGGAATACAAAGCAGGTAAAAAAGGTCTTATAGGCTTATTTATGGGCGAAGTAATGAAACTTTCTAAGGGAAAAGCAGACCCCAAAATAGCCAACCAATTAGTAAGAGAAGCATTAGAAAAATAA
- a CDS encoding T9SS type A sorting domain-containing protein, with translation MKNFIITSISLVLLAFLFVDLSQHDKQSYVPLEERISEPSKGFKGAFEYLHRLKANENGEIPLEAVLKAREQVEARRGARSSAANTTLLWTEMGPDNVGGRTRAILIDKDNSDLIYAGGVSGGLWKSTNAGLTWKIVPGTDQLEFSGVVSICQTTNGDIYFGTGEGATSNMGGASNGASAFIGGGIYKSTDGVTFARLESTAPSNLISTSFDFASVTEMAAHNTDPNTVYAATRRGIKITTDGGQTWEAGLVSSAEFFDVEVAIDGSVFASTSSSVFYSADGTPGSFSQLSSVTTSFGGGSGRIELAVSPSDVNYIYAIFSNQGGLGRYKGIYRSTDKGESWDMILPGWSGSTPPTYNIFNQQANYAMALAVDPQNKDRIIIGGLDLWEYEYGVDIEPISYWAISEFSNFYVHADHHEIIFDETNPGRIYFGHDGGVSRTDNNGASFVTMNRGYGVTQFYTVDYSKDGKVIGGTQDNGTQYINFSNNVSDKNAIEIAGGDGGYTQISYIDPDIIFSESQNGSVRRSADGGASNGTLENFLGLDLAGLAETASDENDNGLFATFINPMYLWEDVDDDGNPLDTSFFFAATTEIALSGSDYCVYMTKQALDFSITPTWFQVTPIYSNPIERISVTPDGNHMFFSINNNLYRTDNLNLNVDSIKDTYDFLDVGETSSDPNGDNANAVVNTIKLNTLFQYTITDIAVDPNNKNNIVVTVGGYGSFDHVYKSTNAMSDDPTFTPIQGNLPDMPVYSAVIDVNNSNNIIIGTEFGVWSTTNGNSWINEDDGMPLVPCHMLRQQYLPGVNKGVVYVGTHGRGIFKSSNTSSVFDYTNDDSDNVNMLSIYPNPAESFINLELSSDINVYDVSIIDLMGKEVYNSNSLSSTRIDISTLEVGNYIIVVNTDSGKQLGKFVKTR, from the coding sequence ATGAAAAATTTTATCATCACTTCAATTTCTTTAGTTCTATTGGCTTTTTTATTCGTTGATTTATCTCAACATGATAAACAGAGTTATGTTCCTTTAGAAGAAAGGATTTCAGAACCTTCTAAAGGTTTTAAAGGTGCTTTTGAATATTTACATCGTTTAAAAGCTAACGAAAATGGTGAGATTCCTTTGGAAGCAGTTTTAAAAGCTAGAGAACAAGTTGAAGCTAGAAGAGGCGCGAGGTCAAGTGCAGCAAATACTACCTTGCTCTGGACAGAAATGGGTCCTGATAATGTTGGAGGTAGAACACGTGCTATACTTATTGATAAAGATAATTCTGATTTGATTTATGCTGGTGGTGTTTCAGGTGGTTTGTGGAAGTCTACCAATGCAGGTTTAACTTGGAAAATTGTTCCAGGTACCGATCAATTGGAGTTTTCTGGTGTTGTGAGTATTTGTCAAACTACCAATGGTGATATATATTTCGGAACGGGAGAGGGTGCAACTTCTAACATGGGAGGAGCTTCTAACGGTGCTTCTGCATTTATTGGTGGTGGTATTTACAAATCTACTGATGGTGTGACTTTTGCTCGTCTAGAGTCTACTGCACCATCAAACTTAATTTCTACAAGTTTTGATTTTGCTTCAGTAACAGAGATGGCGGCTCACAATACAGATCCTAATACTGTCTATGCCGCAACAAGAAGAGGTATCAAAATTACAACAGATGGTGGTCAAACTTGGGAAGCAGGTTTGGTTAGTTCTGCTGAGTTTTTCGACGTTGAAGTAGCCATTGACGGCTCGGTGTTTGCTAGTACATCTTCTTCAGTTTTCTATTCTGCTGACGGAACTCCTGGTAGCTTTAGCCAACTGTCATCTGTAACAACATCATTTGGTGGAGGCTCAGGAAGAATAGAATTGGCTGTATCGCCTTCAGATGTAAATTATATCTATGCTATTTTCTCAAACCAAGGTGGATTAGGACGTTATAAAGGAATATATCGTTCTACAGACAAAGGAGAATCTTGGGATATGATTTTACCGGGTTGGTCAGGTTCAACACCTCCTACCTACAATATCTTTAATCAACAAGCCAATTATGCAATGGCTTTAGCTGTAGACCCTCAAAACAAGGACAGAATAATAATTGGTGGTTTAGATTTGTGGGAGTATGAATATGGTGTTGATATTGAACCAATATCTTATTGGGCAATTTCTGAATTTTCCAATTTTTATGTGCATGCAGATCACCACGAAATAATTTTTGACGAAACTAATCCGGGTCGAATTTATTTCGGTCACGATGGTGGCGTGTCACGAACTGATAATAATGGAGCAAGTTTTGTTACTATGAATCGTGGATATGGTGTTACTCAATTTTATACTGTTGACTATTCTAAAGACGGAAAAGTTATAGGAGGAACACAAGATAATGGTACACAATACATCAATTTTTCTAATAATGTTTCTGATAAAAATGCAATTGAAATTGCAGGTGGTGATGGTGGATATACTCAAATTTCATACATTGACCCAGACATTATCTTTTCAGAGAGTCAAAATGGATCAGTTAGACGTTCTGCAGATGGTGGAGCCTCTAACGGTACACTAGAAAACTTTCTTGGCTTAGACCTTGCTGGATTAGCTGAAACAGCTAGTGATGAAAATGATAATGGCTTGTTTGCTACATTTATTAACCCTATGTACTTGTGGGAAGATGTTGATGATGATGGTAATCCTTTGGATACAAGTTTCTTCTTTGCAGCAACGACAGAGATTGCACTATCAGGTTCAGACTATTGTGTTTACATGACTAAGCAAGCTCTTGATTTTAGTATCACGCCAACATGGTTTCAAGTGACTCCAATTTATAGCAACCCAATTGAAAGAATTTCAGTTACTCCTGATGGTAATCATATGTTTTTCTCTATTAATAATAACCTTTACAGAACTGATAATTTAAATTTAAACGTTGATTCTATCAAGGACACCTATGATTTCTTAGATGTTGGTGAAACTAGTAGTGACCCTAACGGTGATAACGCTAATGCAGTAGTTAATACTATTAAGTTAAACACTTTATTCCAATATACAATTACAGATATAGCAGTAGACCCTAATAACAAAAATAATATAGTAGTAACCGTAGGTGGTTACGGTTCTTTTGATCATGTTTACAAGTCCACTAATGCCATGTCAGATGACCCTACTTTTACTCCAATACAAGGAAACCTTCCAGATATGCCTGTTTATTCAGCAGTTATTGATGTGAATAATTCAAACAACATTATTATAGGAACGGAGTTTGGTGTTTGGTCTACTACCAATGGAAATAGCTGGATTAATGAAGACGATGGTATGCCTTTAGTTCCTTGCCACATGTTGCGTCAGCAGTATTTACCGGGAGTCAATAAAGGGGTTGTTTATGTTGGTACTCACGGACGTGGTATCTTCAAATCAAGCAATACATCTTCTGTATTTGATTACACTAATGATGATTCTGATAATGTAAATATGCTTTCTATTTATCCTAATCCAGCAGAATCGTTCATCAATCTAGAATTGAGTTCTGATATCAATGTTTACGATGTATCCATTATTGATTTAATGGGTAAAGAAGTTTACAATTCTAATTCTTTATCTTCAACAAGAATTGATATTTCTACTTTAGAGGTAGGAAATTACATTATTGTTGTCAATACTGATTCTGGTAAGCAATTAGGTAAATTTGTAAAAACAAGATAG
- the ung gene encoding uracil-DNA glycosylase → MNSKPVQIESSWKEKLRDSFQSESFIRLKKFLKSEKATQIIYPAGNKIFSAFNLCPFDNVKIVIIGQDPYHGPKQANGLCFSVSDGIKPPPSLQNIFKELKDDLDLEIPSSGNLEHWAKQGVLMLNATLTVRARQAGSHQKKGWEEFTDNVIRILSEEKENLIFLLWGHFAQNKAQIINNEKHYILTAAHPSPFSAHSGFFGCKHFSMTNEILIRLNQKPIKWGK, encoded by the coding sequence GTGAATTCTAAACCTGTACAAATAGAGTCAAGCTGGAAAGAAAAACTTAGAGATAGCTTTCAATCTGAATCATTTATTCGTCTTAAAAAATTCTTGAAGTCAGAAAAAGCAACACAAATAATATATCCCGCTGGAAACAAGATATTTTCAGCTTTCAATCTTTGTCCATTTGATAATGTCAAGATTGTGATAATTGGCCAAGACCCCTATCACGGACCCAAGCAAGCTAACGGATTGTGTTTTTCTGTTTCTGATGGAATTAAACCACCACCATCTCTGCAAAATATTTTCAAAGAATTAAAAGATGATTTAGACTTAGAAATTCCTTCATCTGGCAATTTGGAACATTGGGCTAAACAAGGTGTTCTAATGCTAAACGCTACACTTACCGTTCGAGCAAGGCAAGCAGGTTCTCATCAAAAAAAGGGTTGGGAAGAATTTACAGACAATGTCATTCGTATATTATCTGAAGAAAAAGAGAATCTTATTTTTTTGCTTTGGGGACATTTTGCTCAAAACAAAGCTCAAATTATAAATAATGAAAAACATTATATACTAACTGCAGCACACCCCTCTCCTTTTTCAGCTCATTCAGGCTTTTTTGGCTGTAAGCATTTCTCTATGACAAACGAAATCCTTATAAGATTAAATCAAAAACCAATCAAATGGGGCAAGTGA
- a CDS encoding UDP-2,3-diacylglucosamine diphosphatase, giving the protein MSKIYFASDLHLGVPNKEKSLVREKLFVQWLDEIKSDAEAIYLVGDIFDFWFEYKKAVPKGYVRLLGKLAEISDSGIPIHIFTGNHDMWLFDYLEDEINAHIYREPIEISLKGKRFFIGHGDGLGPGDNGYKLIKKIFKNKLCQWLFERIHPNLGISIAQYWSKKSRIANGEKDENFHGEKEWLTQFCKEKMKTIDVDYFIFGHRHLPLEVNLGNNTTYINLGEWVNYNSYAVFDGKKLELKRY; this is encoded by the coding sequence TTGAGTAAAATATATTTTGCATCTGACCTACATTTGGGCGTTCCTAACAAAGAAAAAAGTTTGGTGCGAGAAAAATTATTTGTCCAGTGGCTAGACGAAATAAAAAGTGATGCTGAAGCCATTTATCTAGTAGGTGATATCTTTGATTTTTGGTTCGAATATAAAAAAGCTGTGCCTAAAGGCTATGTGCGTTTACTTGGTAAATTAGCAGAAATTAGCGACTCAGGTATTCCTATTCACATTTTTACGGGCAATCATGACATGTGGCTTTTTGACTACCTAGAAGATGAAATAAATGCTCATATTTACAGAGAACCTATAGAAATTTCACTAAAAGGAAAGCGTTTTTTTATTGGTCATGGAGATGGCTTAGGGCCAGGAGATAATGGTTATAAACTCATCAAAAAAATATTTAAAAATAAATTATGCCAATGGCTATTTGAAAGAATTCACCCAAATTTAGGAATTTCAATAGCTCAATATTGGTCTAAGAAAAGTCGAATTGCCAATGGAGAAAAAGATGAAAATTTCCATGGCGAGAAAGAATGGCTAACTCAATTTTGTAAGGAAAAGATGAAAACTATTGATGTAGATTATTTCATTTTTGGTCACAGACACTTGCCATTAGAAGTCAATTTAGGAAATAATACGACTTATATTAACTTAGGAGAGTGGGTAAATTACAATAGCTATGCCGTATTTGATGGTAAAAAGCTTGAACTTAAACGTTACTAA
- the lipA gene encoding lipoyl synthase — MSEQSIQKKPKWLRVKLPTGKNYKHVRKLVSDNKLHTICESGNCPNMGECWGEGTATFMILGNICTRSCGFCAVATGRPLPVDWEEPEKVAESVRLMEVKHCVITSVDRDELPDGGSLIWVETVKAVRRKSPGTTMETLIPDFKGIEEQVQRIIDVAPEIVSHNIETVRRLTKEVRIQAKYDRSLAVLKQLKEGGMRTKSGIMLGLGETEEEVIQTMDDLRSVGVDIMTIGQYLQPTTKHLPVKEFVTPEQFEKYKQIGLAKGFRFVESSPLVRSSYRAEKHMA; from the coding sequence ATGAGTGAACAAAGCATTCAAAAAAAACCTAAATGGCTTAGAGTAAAACTACCAACAGGTAAAAATTACAAACACGTTAGAAAACTTGTTTCAGACAATAAATTGCACACAATTTGTGAAAGTGGAAATTGTCCTAATATGGGAGAGTGTTGGGGAGAAGGTACAGCTACTTTTATGATACTTGGAAATATATGTACCCGTTCATGTGGGTTCTGCGCTGTAGCTACAGGCAGACCTTTGCCGGTAGATTGGGAAGAACCAGAAAAAGTTGCTGAATCAGTACGTCTAATGGAAGTAAAACATTGTGTTATTACATCGGTAGATCGTGATGAATTGCCTGATGGTGGTTCTTTAATTTGGGTAGAAACGGTCAAGGCAGTTAGAAGAAAAAGTCCAGGCACTACAATGGAAACTCTTATTCCTGATTTTAAAGGAATTGAAGAGCAAGTTCAACGCATTATTGATGTTGCTCCAGAGATAGTTTCCCACAACATAGAAACGGTAAGAAGGCTTACAAAAGAAGTTAGAATTCAAGCTAAATATGATAGAAGTTTGGCTGTTTTAAAACAACTGAAAGAGGGTGGTATGCGTACCAAATCAGGCATTATGCTTGGTTTGGGTGAAACAGAAGAAGAAGTTATTCAGACTATGGACGATTTGCGTTCTGTAGGGGTTGATATTATGACTATTGGACAGTACTTGCAGCCAACCACTAAGCATTTACCAGTTAAAGAATTTGTTACACCTGAACAATTTGAAAAATATAAGCAAATAGGATTAGCCAAAGGCTTTAGATTTGTTGAAAGTTCACCCTTAGTTAGGTCGTCTTATCGTGCCGAAAAACATATGGCATAA
- the hemL gene encoding glutamate-1-semialdehyde 2,1-aminomutase, with amino-acid sequence MNNSELLFERAQLFIPGGVNSPVRAFRSVGGTPLFFKSAKGSILTDVDGKNYIDYIGSWGPMILGHCHEPIVETLKKATENTTSFGAPTELEADIAELICEMVPAVEKVRMTNSGTEACMSAIRVARGYTNKEKFIKFEGNYHGHADAFLIKAGSGAITLGVPNSPGVTKGTAQDTLLAPYNDLSAVKKIIEENPNQIAAIILEPVAGNMGCIPPKKGFLEGLRNLCNEHDIVLIFDEVMTGFRLSKGGASEYYGVTPDMVTLGKIIGGGLPVGAFGGKKEIMDMVAPVGPVYQAGTLSGNPIAMGCGYTLLKELNENPNIYSQLEENTAYFEQELRHVFDDKNLRYTINRVGSMISFHFDVDEVNNFDDACNANADLFKTLFHGVLKRGVYFAPSAFESLFLSTTHTKELLDTTIVAIEETLEEIL; translated from the coding sequence ATGAATAACAGTGAATTACTCTTTGAAAGAGCTCAATTATTTATACCTGGCGGTGTAAATTCTCCGGTGAGAGCTTTCCGCTCTGTTGGTGGCACACCTTTATTCTTTAAATCTGCCAAAGGTTCTATTCTTACTGATGTCGATGGTAAAAATTACATTGATTACATCGGTTCTTGGGGTCCAATGATTTTAGGGCATTGTCATGAACCAATTGTCGAAACACTAAAAAAAGCAACTGAGAATACCACATCTTTTGGTGCACCAACCGAATTAGAAGCCGACATAGCCGAGTTAATTTGCGAAATGGTACCTGCTGTAGAAAAGGTAAGAATGACCAATTCTGGCACTGAAGCTTGTATGAGTGCTATACGTGTAGCACGAGGCTATACCAACAAAGAAAAATTTATCAAATTTGAAGGTAATTATCATGGCCATGCTGATGCCTTCCTAATTAAAGCAGGAAGTGGCGCAATTACACTAGGAGTCCCTAATAGTCCCGGTGTAACTAAAGGAACAGCTCAAGACACTTTGTTAGCTCCTTACAATGACTTATCAGCAGTAAAAAAAATAATCGAAGAAAACCCCAACCAAATTGCCGCTATTATTCTTGAACCAGTTGCTGGAAATATGGGTTGTATCCCCCCTAAAAAAGGATTTTTGGAAGGGCTAAGAAATCTGTGCAATGAACACGATATTGTTTTGATTTTTGATGAAGTGATGACAGGTTTTAGACTATCAAAAGGTGGTGCTAGTGAATACTATGGTGTTACTCCTGATATGGTAACTCTTGGCAAAATTATTGGAGGAGGATTACCTGTTGGTGCATTTGGTGGTAAAAAAGAAATTATGGATATGGTTGCTCCTGTTGGCCCTGTATATCAGGCGGGAACGCTAAGCGGAAACCCCATAGCTATGGGCTGTGGCTATACCTTATTAAAAGAGCTTAATGAAAATCCAAATATTTATTCTCAACTAGAAGAAAATACAGCCTATTTTGAACAAGAACTTAGACATGTGTTTGATGATAAAAACCTGAGATACACCATTAATAGAGTCGGCTCTATGATAAGCTTTCATTTTGACGTAGATGAAGTCAATAATTTTGATGACGCATGTAATGCTAATGCAGATTTATTTAAAACCCTTTTTCATGGTGTATTAAAAAGAGGTGTTTACTTTGCTCCATCTGCTTTTGAAAGTTTGTTTTTATCAACTACTCATACCAAAGAATTACTTGATACTACTATCGTAGCAATTGAAGAAACATTAGAAGAGATACTTTAA
- the ytxJ gene encoding bacillithiol system redox-active protein YtxJ, with translation MNWINLTNMSELDKIKEDSFQNPQFIFKHSTRCSISKMVLSRFESTHDSASLSVYLLDLLNYRDISNQIADDFNVKHESPQLLVIKDGECHTHSSHTSIHQLNLFE, from the coding sequence ATGAATTGGATTAACTTAACTAACATGTCCGAATTGGACAAAATAAAAGAAGATTCTTTTCAGAATCCTCAGTTTATTTTTAAGCATAGTACACGTTGTTCTATTAGCAAAATGGTATTGAGTCGTTTCGAATCTACTCACGATTCAGCATCTCTGTCAGTTTATTTATTAGACTTATTAAACTATAGAGATATATCTAATCAAATAGCAGATGATTTTAATGTAAAACATGAATCGCCTCAGCTTTTAGTGATAAAAGATGGTGAGTGCCATACACATTCATCACACACGTCTATACACCAACTTAACCTTTTCGAATAA
- a CDS encoding AhpC/TSA family protein — translation MMKNILFFVSILFLGACSIDEGNISGTITNAKDGQWLFLEKLTLNAIEKVDSCQIKDESFSFNYKADSINFYRISESDKNYGLIAIQDKDTIVFKADISSLVNFQASGSKEVEGNTQLLEIINSIKPKTDSLKIIYQKSVGTVEESIVLERIRKKYDSIILQQKEDLKRFIDENPNLFINLITLQQLGDVAEYFNYYEKVSSNLDSLYPNNFWINDVKEKVKSEKNTAIGAQAPNFKINDSQGKPFELSTLKGSYVLLDFWASWCVPCRRENPLIVDLYKTYHPMGLEIVGISLDDTTKTIDAKADWLKAINQDGLKWKQVSQLKGFESSVCLDYGITSIPSTFLLDENGVIIARNLRGTILANKLKEIFE, via the coding sequence ATGATGAAAAATATTTTATTTTTTGTTAGCATTTTATTCTTAGGGGCTTGCTCTATAGATGAAGGAAATATAAGCGGCACTATTACTAATGCTAAAGATGGTCAATGGTTATTCTTAGAAAAATTAACGCTTAATGCTATTGAAAAAGTAGATTCTTGTCAAATCAAAGACGAGAGTTTCTCCTTCAATTATAAAGCTGACTCTATCAACTTTTACAGAATATCAGAATCTGATAAAAACTATGGCTTGATAGCAATTCAGGATAAAGATACTATTGTGTTCAAAGCTGATATTTCATCTCTAGTAAATTTTCAAGCAAGTGGAAGTAAAGAAGTAGAAGGAAACACACAATTACTTGAAATTATTAATTCCATAAAACCCAAAACTGATTCGCTCAAAATCATCTATCAAAAATCGGTGGGTACAGTAGAAGAATCTATCGTATTGGAAAGAATACGTAAAAAATACGATAGCATTATACTTCAACAAAAGGAAGATTTGAAGCGTTTTATTGATGAAAACCCCAATCTATTCATCAACCTTATTACACTTCAACAACTGGGAGATGTAGCTGAATACTTTAATTACTACGAAAAGGTTTCAAGCAATTTGGATTCACTTTATCCAAATAATTTTTGGATAAATGATGTTAAAGAAAAAGTAAAAAGTGAGAAAAACACAGCAATAGGTGCACAAGCACCTAATTTTAAAATTAATGATAGTCAAGGCAAACCCTTTGAGTTATCTACTTTAAAAGGCTCATACGTATTACTAGATTTTTGGGCTTCTTGGTGCGTACCTTGTAGAAGAGAAAATCCACTGATTGTGGATTTGTATAAAACATACCACCCTATGGGCCTAGAGATTGTTGGTATATCATTAGATGACACTACAAAAACCATAGATGCAAAAGCAGACTGGCTAAAAGCTATAAATCAAGATGGTTTAAAGTGGAAACAAGTCAGCCAATTGAAAGGTTTTGAATCTTCGGTATGTTTAGATTATGGAATAACAAGTATTCCATCTACATTTTTACTAGATGAAAACGGTGTAATTATTGCCCGTAATCTAAGAGGCACTATATTAGCTAACAAATTAAAAGAAATCTTTGAGTAA